One Cucurbita pepo subsp. pepo cultivar mu-cu-16 chromosome LG20, ASM280686v2, whole genome shotgun sequence genomic window carries:
- the LOC111782899 gene encoding protein IQ-DOMAIN 31 gives MGKSPGKWIKTILFGKKSSKSNLSKGRERNGNGKEVLVSTKASETTSVISHPVASHPTPNAIDANEGVLKITDNEAANVSHERSISIPGNQDAEIQGSACQDAPSDSERIREEEAATKAQAAFRGYLARRAFRALKGIIRLQALIRGHLVRRQAVATLCCLLGIVKFQAIARGRRVRLSDVGFEVQNKCRLVQPQDQPLVDPAGVSLSTRMAKLSANAFTMKLASSTTAKPMQLYFDNGDENSVMKWLERWSNSRFWKPIPHVKKAPETKSQRRLSTGQTGEAHTVRSKRTRRVPTVNNDGATVQSSTEFEKPKRNFRKPSSHSAAEQVQENPQMELEKVKRGLRKVHNPVLDNPAEKEVGDEKHKDSLDKASNGLGRDVLARGTSNSSEKMKKEAISTIPVQPDLETTPEPLPEPLPIESILNVPNGVPVEDSQQPLIESSDKDKNIAGDEAAEETKPLAESYHKDELNPLSNGELNHKDDYTNNENPKSGRKASTPAKQERVENGLQHSPTVPSYMAATESAKAKLRAQGSPRFRQDNERNNLNRRHSLPSPMNAKISSQSPRTQRLVHSGGKGGNKNDKALLGSRDENGKVIQADWRR, from the exons ATGGGGAAGTCGCCGGGAAAATGGATTAAGACCATATTGTTTGGGAAGAAATCTTCCAAATCCAATCTTTCCAAGGGCAGAGAG AGAAATGGAAACGGGAAAGAAGTATTGGTTTCTACCAAGGCATCAGAGACGACTTCTGTTATCAGTCATCCTGTAGCTTCACATCCAACCCCAAATGCCATTGATGCAAATGAAGGCGTGTTAAAAATTACCGACAATGAGGCCGCTAATGTGTCGCATGAAAGATCAATATCAATCCCAGGAAATCAAGATGCCGAAATTCAAGGATCTGCCTGCCAAGATGCACCATCTGATTCTGAGAGAATCCGTGAAGAGGAGGCTGCAACTAAGGCTCAAGCTGCTTTTCGCGGTTATTTG GCTCGCCGAGCATTTCGAGCCCTCAAAGGTATCATTAGGCTGCAGGCACTTATTCGTGGTCATTTGGTAAGGAGACAAGCTGTTGCTACTCTATGTTGTTTGCTCGGAATTGTCAAGTTTCAGGCTATTGCTCGGGGAAGAAGAGTAAGGCTTTCTGATGTAGGGTTTGAAGTGCAAAACAAATGTAGATTAGTGCAGCCACAG GATCAACCCTTAGTGGATCCTGCTGGAGTAAGTCTCTCTACACGAATGGCGAAACTTTCTGCAAATGCTTTCACTATGAAG CTTGCTTCATCTACAACTGCAAAGCCTATGCAACTCTATTTTGATAATGGAGATGAAAATTCAGTCATGAAATGGTTAGAACGCTGGTCAAATTCTAGATTTTGGAAACCGATTCCTCACGTAAAAAAAGCTCCAGAGACGAAATCTCAAAGAAGGCTGAGCACTGGTCAAACTGGAGAGGCACATACTGTTAGATCAAAACGCACAAGGAGAGTTCCTACTGTAAACAACGACGGTGCTACTGTCCAATCATCTACTGAATTTGAGAAACCGAAACGTAATTTTAGGAAACCCTCGAGTCATTCAGCTGCAGAGCAGGTTCAGGAGAATCCTCAAATGGAGCTTGAAAAGGTCAAACGGGGTCTGAGAAAGGTCCATAACCCTGTCCTTGATAATCCTGCCGAAAAAGAAGTAGGTGATGAGAAGCACAAGGACAGTTTGGACAAGGCTTCTAATGGTCTAGGCCGTGACGTTTTGGCAAGAGGTACTAGTAATTCTTCTGAGAAGATGAAAAAGGAGGCAATCTCAACGATACCCGTCCAGCCTGACTTGGAAACAACTCCTGAGCCATTACCTGAGCCATTACCGATAGAATCGATACTTAATGTACCTAATGGTGTTCCAGTTGAAGATTCACAGCAGCCTTTGATTGAGAGTAGTGACAAAGATAAGAACATTGCTGGAGATGAGGCTGCTGAGGAGACTAAGCCTTTGGCAGAGAGCTACCATAAAGATGAACTCAATCCATTATCAAATGGAGAATTGAACCACAAGGACGATTATACTAACAACGAGAACCCGAAATCTGGCAGGAAAGCCTCGACTCCAGCCAAGCAAGAGCGAGTGGAGAATGGGTTGCAGCACAGCCCGACCGTACCTAGCTACATGGCAGCAACTGAATCTGCCAAGGCAAAACTGAGAGCACAAGGATCACCAAGATTTAGACAGgataatgaaagaaataacCTCAACCGACGACATTCTTTACCGTCGCCAATGAATGCTAAAATTAGCTCACAGTCACCCCGAACACAAAGACTTGTTCATTCAGGTGGAAAAGgaggaaataaaaatgacaagGCGCTTCTCGGATCAAGAGATGAAAATG GAAAGGTAATTCAAGCCGACTGgagaaggtaa
- the LOC111783417 gene encoding probable WRKY transcription factor 72 isoform X2 — translation MEAAAPAFGRPRPVVKPEKPAGDSDDDRNSPSNQPLLIKEEQLESARTEMGEVREENQRLKMSLGQIMKDYEALKMQFLGIVGREAKKLPEHDKEQRQRPHDDQTEETELVSLTLGRYPMAEKKKAAEEKNINGGDKEAVVKQALSLGLNCKFEQESTPATVKEANSPNRSLTNSIDHETKEDAGETNWPPSKGLKTMRSVDDDSLPTNPPKRARVCVRARCETTTMNDGCQWRKYGQKIAKGNPCPRAYYRCTGSPTCPVRKQVQRCADDMSILITTYEGNHNHPLPASATAMASTTSAAASMLLSGSSTSSAPNTTAAASSSSSSSNHALSFYSNSKQNFYIPNNSSIISSTSPTHPTITLDLTSNPSSTSNPSTHFGKFPSSFPNSRYPFTSQLDFGSSRNNVLSWNNGVLSYNRNNHPTTTPTNNIYQNYIQHQRNTAMSLPHQQPPLPDTIAAATKAITADPSFQSALAAALTSIIGSGGTSAGTVKSSARGEQPLFQLTSTATTTTNKGNGCGTSFLSNITTSATPSNSPPTGNMAFVPASSLPFSNPKSASASPGDHIDLTN, via the exons GAAGAACAATTGGAATCCGCGCGAACAGAGATGGGGGAagtgagagaagaaaatcagaGACTAAAGATGAGTTTAGGTCAAATCATGAAGGATTACGAAGCCCTAAAAATGCAATTCCTGGGGATTGTCGGACGGGAAGCGAAGAAATTACCAGAACACGACAAGGAACAACGACAGCGTCCCCACGATGATCAAACAGAGGAAACTGAACTGGTTTCATTGACGCTTGGGAGATATCCAATggcggagaagaagaaggcggCCGAGGAGAAGAATATCAATGGAGGCGACAAGGAAGCAGTTGTCAAACAGGCTTTATCTCTTGGTTTGAACTGCAAATTCGAGCAGGAATCAACGCCGGCGACTGTTAAAGAAGCTAATTCCCCAAATCGGAGTTTAACTAATAGCATTGATCATGAGACGAAGGAGGATGCTGGCGAGACAAATTGGCCGCCGAGTAAAGGATTGAAGACGATGCGAAGCGTCGACGATGATTCTCTCCCGACGAATCCGCCCAAGCGCGCTCGGGTCTGCGTTAGAGCCCGATGCGAAACCACCACG ATGAACGACGGGTGCCAATGGCGGAAATATGGGCAAAAGATAGCGAAAGGAAACCCCTGTCCACGAGCATACTACCGCTGCACAGGCTCGCCGACATGTCCTGTTAGAAAACAGGTCCAGAGATGCGCCGATGACATGTCGATTTTAATAACTACCTATGAAGGTAACCATAACCACCCATTACCAGCCTCTGCCACCGCTATGGCTTCCACCACCTCCGCCGCTGCTTCCATGCTCCTCTCTGgctcctccacctcctctGCTCCAAACACGACGGCGGcggcctcctcctcctcctcctcatctAACCACGCCCTAAGCTTTtactcaaattcaaaacagaACTTTTACATACCCAATAACTCCTCGATCATCTCATCCACTTCCCCAACTCACCCAACAATCACTTTGGATCTCACTTCAAATCCTTCTTCGACCTCAAATCCCTCGACCCATTTTGGTAAATTCCCATCCAGTTTCCCCAATTCTCGCTACCCTTTTACCAGTCAACTCGATTTCGGATCTTCCAGAAACAATGTCTTGTCGTGGAATAACGGCGTTCTTAGTTACAACAGAAATAACCACCCCACTACTACACCCACTAATAATATCTATCAAAATTACATCCAACACCAACGAAACACCGCCATGTCACTGCCACATCAGCAACCGCCATTACCCGACACAATCGCCGCCGCCACTAAGGCCATCACAGCCGACCCCAGCTTCCAATCTGCTCTCGCCGCCGCTCTTACATCCATCATCGGCTCTGGGGGCACCAGCGCCGGTACCGTAAAGTCATCGGCAAGAGGCGAACAACCATTGTTTCAGTTGACATCGACAGCGACAACCACGACGAATAAAGGGAATGGATGTGGGACGAGCTTCTTGAGCAATATTACGACATCAGCGACACCAAGTAATTCTCCGCCGACGGGAAATATGGCATTTGTTCCGGCGAGTTCATTGCCGTTTTCGAATCCAAAGAGCGCATCGGCATCTCCCGGTGATCATATTGATCTTAccaattaa